The genomic region GCATTTTCTCGTCGCTGATTCCCTTACGCAAAGGCTTGAGCCTATCAATCAACGCTTGATTGTATATCTCTGATCGGTTCGAATCTCCAACAATGTTGGCTGCTTGTACGAGTTGGTAATACGCGAGACCGATTTCCTCCGCGGTGGTAAGGTTATCAAGCATGGGTGAAAGCTGTGTCTCCATTTCCGTAAAGTATTTTTCCGTCTCTTCATATTCCATCACTTCAGATGCAGCTTCGATCAAATTCCGATATACCCGCGCCAATGTGGGAGCCTCGTTAATTTCCCCGATCAGCGACTCAATCCGCGCTTTCATTGCCTCGTATTCCTGCTGCGCTGTATCTAGATCTCCCACCGTCACAGCGGAACGAACGACATACTCGAAAGCTCGGCTTACGTCCCAAGGATCGGAAGACTCGTCGATCGATGGCTGCACGAGATTCTGTACTTGTTGGTAATGTGCAACGGCAAGTTCATGGTCGCCTCTGATCTCGTATGCGAAGACTAAATAGCTATGAGCAAGCGCTTGATCGAGGCTGTTGGAAACGGTCTCCATTGCTTCCTTCAACCCTGAGATCGCAGTTGAAAAATCTTGATATATGAATCTCTGAATCTCATTAATTACTCCGTAATAGTCATCTGGCGACTGGGTTGGAGATAATTGATTAGAATCCACTGTACTCGTAACCCTTGGCTCTTGTAGCTCTCCAACAGTTTTTTGCACCATAATCCAACCCGCTCCGAAGGCTCCAATACACGCTCCGAATATGAATCCCAACATCCCGGGAATCAACAACCTGCGAAGCACTCGAGAACGCTTACTCGTTATCGACATAGCCATAGACAACCTCTGTGCCCTCTGGATCGATCGCCTCGAGACGTATACGGACATCATCAATCACGGTTGGTTCCAAGCCCATATTGATGATTTTTACATACACGTAGCCAGCGGAAGTTACGAAACTTTCCGGATCGGAGATCCGATTCTCTCCTTCGGATAGATATACTGCTTTCCCAAAGTCACCACCATCGATCGGTAGAAAAGATATTCTTAGCGAAGCTGATTCACTTGGATAGACTCCCAGCATGTACACGCTCAGAGACACGACTTCCTCTATCGTGTGATAGCCTTGAGGTCGAAACAAGAACACCTGTGCTTCACCAGACGAGAAGTGGAGAAAACCTGTTCCACTGAAATTTACTAAAATCGGTTCGGGGATTGGCGCCGGTGGCGTCGGAGTGAAGTAGACATAATCGGCAACCACCGGGATTGGTGTACGAGTTGCCACTTCGGTTGGGGAGGGTATTGGATAAAGAAAATTTCCGTCTAATTGAAGAATCATTTCTCGAGCGCTCGCTAGTAAAACAGGATTTTCGGTTGGTGATAAAGAAGCCTCGGCTAATTGAAGCCAATACAAACCCATCTCCTCATCCCCCTCATCCAATGCCAATTGGCCCAAGACATAAGCTCGTACTCCATACTGTCCCCAGGTCTGCCCGGCGCCAAATTCGATATCCTCCTGTGCCAACTCCGGTTGACCGAGTGCGTAATGAAGCAGCGCCCGAATGTAATAACGATTCCCACCATAATACGGCATTGCTTCGATCAATACATTCATCACATCCAACGCTTCTTCGTATCTCCCCTGAGCATAAAGGAAACGCGCGTAATCACGCACATAATCTTCAGTTGAGTCCCCTCTAGTGATGGCATTATTTATCGCAACTTCTTTATATGTCACCGCATTTTCGATATCCCCTAAACAGTAATAGGCATCTGCTATGCCACTGGGTATGGAACCGCTGCGTGTTTTATTGCGCCCTCTCGTGCTCCTTTCTTCCTCTAGGCGTAGAAAGTAGTCCAAGGATTCTTTACAATATCCAGCGGTTCGCAAAGCAATCCCGACAGAGCGCGTTTCCCAAGGATTGCTGTCGCCTAGTGCGTATGCCTGGAGACGATCCTCTAAATTCTGTTCAAGATAAGGCAGTTTATCCACATAAAATTCCTGCATGCCCGCTAAGGTCCCGGCGCTAATAGCCCGCATGTAGTAGTACTCGCCTTTCGGCGGCCCCAACTCAATTGCCCTGGTGAAATCGGTGTAAGCTCGTTGAGCCATTGCCAGCGTTTCGTCGTAGATACGTTGGGTCTCTGTAAGCCGGTCGTAGCAGACACCTCGTTGGAAATACGCTTCCGCGTATTCTGGGACCGTCGCTATTATTTCATCCCAAATCAAAACCGCTTCGGTATAGCGGCTTTCCTGCATGGCACGTAAGGCCAATTCGACATCATCGTTAACGATGGTAATCCGCTGGCTCACATCTAATTGCAGCATTTCAGCAAGCACGAGTGTACTCGTCGCCTCACTCAATGCAACTCGTTGCCCATGAAGTTTCTGTAAAAAACGCAGAGCGTTTATATTCTCGGGATCAAGCGCCAGAGCTCGTTTGAAACAAAACTCCTTTTCTGAAAAATCTTTTAAACTACACCCCAGCGCTAACCAACCATCTACAAATTTAGGATCCTGTTTCACGGCCTCTATGAATAGCTTACGTGCCTTTTCCCAGTCTCCCCTCTTTGCTGCGGCTATTCCCTCTAAGTAATTTTCATCATTCATAAGCCGCTCCCCACCCAATAAAGAATTTCTGTTATCTATCCAGAAAAGTCAGGTGCACCTATAGAATATAGCTGACGAACAGAATTATTACAATCTGAGTTAACCGGTATTTTGTGCCCCCACCACACGCACTTCTTTATCTTCTTTCGTGAATCCAAAATCATCTCACTCCTTTATCTTTGCAGCATATATTCCACCCGAAAATATAGAATGCTTCATGACCGTTATTCGGTTGGATATCCCTTCCTGTAGAATCATATATTTCAGGAGTGATTCTTCCACATAAATAGCAGTTTCGCATCCCACTCCTCTCGGCTAGAATATCAGCGCACAGCACCCCGACGCGTATCGAGGCATGAACGTACCTGAACGAGCTGTCAGGAGGCATTATGTTCCAGCGGCATCGAGAAAAGCTTCTCCTGGTTTTCGAGATCTTGGTGATTGCAGCCTGGGCAGTATGGATCGGCAGAGATTATCTTGACTTCAACCCTCAAGTGGTCCCGGCCGGACGCGAGTTCATTTCCAGCATTCAAACTCACAACCTATGGGCGCAGGTCGGAGAGTGTGGCTGGTGTGCGTTCTGGAACGGCTCCACACGCGGAGGCAACCCTGCCTTAGTGGATCTCCATGGGAGTATGCTGCATCCGATCGTCATGCTGACAACGACGATCTGGGGCGTAATCAACGGCTCCAAGGCGGCAATCGTGCTCGCTTTCTTCTTCGGGGGCGTAGCTCAGTGGTGGCTGGCGAGGGAAATGAAAGTAGGATGGCTGCCTCGCATGTGGAGCGCGTTGGTGGCCGTCGCGGGTGGGCAACTCGCCGGAAAAATGGAACTCGGCGTGTTCGGTGTGTTATTGTCGATGTCCATGTGCAGCCTTGTATTTCCCGCGGTATTAGCCGTGAGGCGGGACGGCAGCAGGAAGTCAATCGTCTTGCTGGCTTTAGCCGTAGCATCCGCGTTGCTATCCGGCCAAGGTTACATTCAAATCGGCATGGCTGCATCCATGCTGGCTTTGCCCATATTGTTTTTGGATACGGGCCAGGGCATACGCCGGCAGTTACGACCCTATTTGATGGCCGCCGGTTGTGCGCTGCTTCTGGCAGCAGTGTTTCTGGTCCCGCTCTTTCATTTCCTGCCCAACTTCGTGAAGGACGCCGATCCCAATTTTACGACCGCTCAGCCGCTGCAATACTTGCCGCTCAATCTGGTCATCGACGAGCATGAATTCTACTTAAATAGCAGCCTTCAGAAATATCCTTATGCGTATCTCTATACTCTTTTCATCGGCTGGACGGCGGTGATATTGGCAGTCGTAGGGCTCGCCTGGACAAAGAGAGAAGATCGTTCG from Anaerolineales bacterium harbors:
- a CDS encoding tetratricopeptide repeat protein, translated to MNDENYLEGIAAAKRGDWEKARKLFIEAVKQDPKFVDGWLALGCSLKDFSEKEFCFKRALALDPENINALRFLQKLHGQRVALSEATSTLVLAEMLQLDVSQRITIVNDDVELALRAMQESRYTEAVLIWDEIIATVPEYAEAYFQRGVCYDRLTETQRIYDETLAMAQRAYTDFTRAIELGPPKGEYYYMRAISAGTLAGMQEFYVDKLPYLEQNLEDRLQAYALGDSNPWETRSVGIALRTAGYCKESLDYFLRLEEERSTRGRNKTRSGSIPSGIADAYYCLGDIENAVTYKEVAINNAITRGDSTEDYVRDYARFLYAQGRYEEALDVMNVLIEAMPYYGGNRYYIRALLHYALGQPELAQEDIEFGAGQTWGQYGVRAYVLGQLALDEGDEEMGLYWLQLAEASLSPTENPVLLASAREMILQLDGNFLYPIPSPTEVATRTPIPVVADYVYFTPTPPAPIPEPILVNFSGTGFLHFSSGEAQVFLFRPQGYHTIEEVVSLSVYMLGVYPSESASLRISFLPIDGGDFGKAVYLSEGENRISDPESFVTSAGYVYVKIINMGLEPTVIDDVRIRLEAIDPEGTEVVYGYVDNE